The DNA window GCTCCTCGGCGTGCTGAAAGATGAAACGGACCTCGCCGTGTAATTTCTCCGGCTGGCCCGACAGCACCTTGGCTGCGCCCAGCAGCATGGCGGTGTGCGCGTCGTGGCCGCAGGCGTGCATCACCCCCGCACGCTTGCTGGCAAAGGGCAGCCCGGTTTCCTCGGTGATGGGCAGCGCGTCCATATCCGCGCGCAGCAGCACGGTGCGCCCCGGCCCGGCCCCGCCCTTCAGGGTCGCCAGCACGCTGGTCGGCGTGGGCCGCGTGACGGTCAGGTTGGGCAATTTGCTCAGCTGACCCTCCACGAAATCGGCGGTCTCGGTCTCGTGGAACGACAGTTCCGGGTGCTCGTGCAGGTAGCGGCGCCACTGGATCACCTGCTGCTGCAGGGCATAGTCCTCGATGCTGGCGGGCGTGGGCTGACGGATGCTCTGGGTCATGGGAACTCCTCGTGGGAGAGCTTGAAAGGTAGGAAGGTGACCCGAACGACCTCGCCGAGTCACCCTGCTCACGTTCAGAAGAGGTGGACTTACTTCTTGCCGTCGATCGTGATGTCCTCGAAGGGCAGCAGGCTGGACGGCCCCGGCTGCCAGCCCTTGACGTAGGTGCGGATGGCCGCCAGCGGGCGCGAATGCACGATGGGCAGGCGGACGTTGGCGTCGTACGTGAGCTGATGGATCTGGGCATACGCTTTGGCCTGCGCCGCGCGGGTGCTGGCGGCGGCGGCCACCCGCAGCTGATCGAAGATTTTCTGGTTGCCGAAATTGCTGTCGGCGCTGGCTTCTTCGCCGTAATAGGTGTTGTAGAAGTTGTACGGGCTGGCATACGGCCCGGTCCAGCCGATCATGTACATATCGAAGCCGGGGGCCTTGTTGCGGTCATCCAGGTACTTGGCCCAGTCCTCGGTTTTCAGGGTGGCCTTGATGCCGATGGCGGCCAGATCGGCGGCCATCGCCTCGGCAATCGGCTTGGGCGTGGGGAAGTACGGGCGCGACACCGGCATGTACCACAGGTCCAGCGAGAAGCCATTCGGGTAGCCCGCGTCTGCGAGCAGCTTCTTGGCCGCTGCGGGGTCGAATTTGTAGTCGGCGGGTACATTCGGGCTGTTGGCCCATTTCAGCGCCGGCGGCAGGAAGCTGGCGTCGGTCACGCCCAGATCACCCCAGAAGGCGTCCACGATGGCCTTCTTGTTGATCGCCATGCTGATGGCCTGCCGCACCTTGTCGTTCTTCAGGTACTTGTTGCCCAGATTCAGGCTGAGCATGCCCACGTTGAAGGACGGCACCAGCACCGGCAGGAGGTTCTTGTCGGCCTTGACCGCGCTCAGCTGTTCGGGGTTCAGGTCGGTGGTGAAGTCGATGGTGCCGGCCTTCAGCTCATTCAGGCGGGCGCTGGGGTCTTTCAGGAAGCGCAGCACCAGCGCGTCGTACTTGGCCTTGGTGCCCCAGTACGCCTTGTTGGGAATCAGATTGATGCGGTCCCCGGTCTTCCAGTCCTGCATGATGAACGGCCCGGTGCCCACCGGCAGCGCGGCGGGCGTGCCGTATTTGGCCCCCGCCTTCTTGATGGCCGCCGGGCTGGCAATGCCGAAGAAGCTGGTGGCCAGCGTTTCGGGCAGCTGCGCGTAGCCGCGCGTCATGGTAAAAATCACTTTGTTGGGGCCGTCGGTCCGCACGCTTTTCAGGATGGTTCCGGCGTCGCCCTTGAAGCCGCCGAAGATGAATTGCCAGGAGGTAAAGGTCTTGCCCAGTTCCTTCGCGCCGCCGGGGGCCGCCGGGTCCCACCAGCGGTTGACGTTGTACACCACCGCGTCGGCGTTGAACGGCGTGCCGTCGGTGAACTTGACGCCCTGCCGCAGGGTGAAGGTCCATTCGGTGGCGTTGGCATTCGAGGTCCACCTCAGCGCCAGACTGGGCGAGATGTCGCTGGTGCCGTTCTTGAAGCGCACCAGCCCGTCGTAGACCATCATCTGCGGCGTGGCGGAATTGCCGTCGGTGATGGTGCCGGAATCCAGCGACACGGGCTCGCCGCCTGCGCCGTAGACCAGGGTGGCCGCGCCCGCCACGGTGCCGTAAGACGCTGCGCCCAGCAGGGCCAGAGAAAGGGAGAGGGAACGCCGCATAGAAGCCTCCTGAAACACAAGGAAAGGTGAGGACCGCCGGAGCACTGAATTGAAATGCCTTAAGGAGCAGTTCCGAGGCTAGGGACTGCGCCGGGCAAAGTCAAACGGGTTATCCAGACGGCGGGGGTTCTGGCCTCTCCTTGCGGCTACAGGTTGTCGTTGAAAAACGCCACGCTGCGGTTCAGCGCCGTGCGCAGGTTGCCGCTCAGGTTGTGGTTGTCGCCGGGATACCGGTAGGCGGTGAAGCGCTGCCTGGCGGCACGCAGATCGTCGGCGAAAGCCTGCTGAAAGCTGTAGGGCACGTCCTCATCGGCGGTGCCCTGCTGCAACTCGATGGGCCGCCCGTCCAGGTCCTGCAGGTAGGCGTTGGGGCTCAAGGCACGCAGGTAGCGGCGATTGAGGCGGTCCAGCGTCGGTTTTTCCTCTCCCTTGGGCGGGTTCCAGTCGGTGGCCAGCACGTCGTAACTGGCGACCACGCCCGCCCACAGCGAGGCAGCTTTCAGGTCCGGATCCACCAGCATGGCCCGCAGGGACAGTTGCCCGCCCATGCTGTGCCCCCACACGCCCATGCGGTCACGGTTCACCCGTGGGTCCTTTTTCAGGCTGGCGGCGGCATTCAGCACGTCCACGGTGTAGCCGGGATCGTTGTACCCGCCGCCAGCCTCGCCCTCCGAGTCGCCGTGCCCCCGGTAGTCGCTCTTGAGGGTCACGTACCCGGCCCGCGCGAAAGCGTCCTGATACGCCACGTAACGCTCGGTGGTGCGGTACTGCTGAGGCGGAATGTAGCCGTGGTTGAACACGATGGCGGGCCAGCCCCCTTTGGGCGGTGTCCCGTTCGGAACGGTCAGCAGCGCGAAAATCTTGAGGCCGTCCGACTGGTACGACACCACCTGACGGCTGTAGTTGCTGCCCGCGTTCAGGGTCCGCACCACCGTCAGTCGGCTGCCCGGATACTCGCGCGCCCGCAGCGCCGGAATGCTGATGGGCTGACGGGCCACCAGCGCCTCAAGGGCGGCGTCGGTCACTTCACCGAACGGACCAGTCCGGACGGTGGTATCGGGCGGCGGTTCGGTGGAGGCGTCCCCTTCAGCTTCAGCCTGCGGAGCTGGGGCGGCTGGCGTCTGCCCCTGCCACGGCACCCTGAACGGCAGATTTTCCGGCTGGGTCACAGCGACGTAACCTGCCCCCATCACCAGCAGCAGCACCACGAAATGGACCAGTCGCCTCATGGGATCAGAGATTGTCCTTGAAGAACGCCACGCTGCGGTTCAGGGCCGTCTGCAGGTTGCGGCTGAGGTTGTGGTTGTCGCCGGGATAGACGTAACTCGCCACCGGCTTGTTGATGGCCTTGAGGTCTTTGCTCAGCGTGGTGTGAAACGCCACCGGTACGTCCTCGTCCGCCGTGCCGATGTGCAGCTGAAGCGGGCCGCCCAGATCCTTCAGGTAGCTGTTGGCACTCAGCGAGGCCCAGAATTCCGGGTTTTTGGCGGGCGTGCCGTATTTCGCCACCGCCGTTTTGCGCAGGTTCAGCACACCCTGCGGAATGCTGGCGGGCACCGGACTGTTCCACCTGGTCATCATGGCGTCGTAATCGCCCACCACCCCGGCCCAGATCACCCCGGCCTTGATGCCTGGATCAATCACCATGGCCCGCAGGGTCAGAAACCCGCCCATGCTGTGCCCCCACATGCCGATGCGCGCCGCGTTCACCCGCCCGTCCCGCTTCAGGCTGCCCAGCGCGTTCATCACGTCGTCGGTGTAGCCGGGCGAGTAGTAGCCGCCCAGCGCCTCGCCCTGAGAACTGCCGTGGCCCCGGTAGTCACTCTTGAGGGTCACGAACCCCGCACGCGCAAAGGCGTCCTGATACGCCACGTAGCGCTCGGTGGTGCGGTACTGCTGAGGCGGGATATAGCCGTGGTTGAACACGATGGCGGGCCAGCCTCCTTTAGGCGGCGTGCCGTTGGGAACGGTCAGCAGGGCGTGAATCTTGAGGCCATCGGACTGATACGACACCACCTGACGGCTGTAGTTGCTGCCGGCGCGCAGATTTGTCAGCACGTTCAGGGCGCTGCCCGGATACTTTTTTTCGCGGGCGGCAGCGATGCTCATGTCCGCCACGTCGATGTTCGCCAGTGCGGCGGCCGACTGTGCCCCGGCCTGGGTGCTGGAGAGCGGGGCAGTCAGCAACAGGGACAGCCACAGGAAGGGGGAAAACCTCATCTGCCCAGCCTAGAGGGCCACCGCGCCGCAAAAAGCGTCGGCCCAAACGTTACGGCCTTGAGACAGGGTTACGAATTCAAAGACTGAGGGACGGCAGGCCGTTCAGCGGCTGATGTCGTAGTTCGTGATCTTGCCGACCGATCGCGGGTTTCCGTCACCCAGCGCCACCGAACGGTCATACACGTTCCAGCCGCGCGACACGGTCATCTGGGGCAGCAGTTCGCCGCCGCCGGGCCAGCTTTCAGGCAGATCCAGCGGACCGAAGGTGCCGGCCGCCGGGCTGAAGATCAGCCACAACCGGTTGCGTGCCACCGTCTCGCCCAGCGTCAGGCGGGCGTCGTTGTTGGCGTCGTCGAAGGCCACCACCTGATACACGCCTGCCACACCGGGAATCCCCGGCAGATCAAAGCCGTACTGCCACATGTTCACGCCGGTGCTGACGACGTTCTGGGCTATGCCGCTGTCGTTCGTGACGGCCACCGGCACCCCCGTGCCCACCAGCGCCAGCCGCAGCCTGGGGGACGCTCCCCAGTCGCCGCCGATGGTGCCGCTCAGGGCGTAATCGGCGGGGGCTTTGACCTCCTGCTGCCCGCAGGCGGCCAGGATCAGCGGAAGCAGCAGGGCGGCAGGCAGAAGTGAGCGCATGCCATCACCATAGGCCAAAGGGCATGAGAACCAGAAAGAAGAGAGATGAGCGTCTGAGTGCTCAAAAGCGCAAAGTAGCCTCACACTTGGCTAAGCACAAGATATTTGACCTTTCAAACGCCAATCTGAGGACCAGACGCTCGTGATGAGCTCATGTGAAGAACTTGATTACAGGTGGTCCAGACGCTATCTTGCGCCCGTCCCACATCGGCCTGGTTCTGAATCAGGCGTCTCAGACACGAGAATGTCACATACCGTTTGACGGCTGTGTCCCTCTCGGTCACCGCAACGTGCTGTACTCATCTTTTCCATTCAGAGAATTCCGAGTACGAAGCTAGAAGGAGATCACATGAAGCGATCCTCACCCCTCGCGTTCCTGGCCCTCACCGGGTTGCTGCTCACGGCCTGTGGAGGCACCACTCCAGGCGACGTGACCGCCCCTACCATCAAGCTCACGGCTGCCCCCAAGACCGTCACGGTCGCTGGCACCGTGACCCTGACCGCCGACGCCAGCGACAACGTGGGCGTGACCAAAGTCACCTTCTACCGCGGTGACAAGGAAATCGGTACGGATACCACCGCCCCCTTCGAGATCAAGGACAACGTGACCGCCGACCAGAACGGCAGCGTGGTCTACCGTGCTGTGGCCACCGATGCTGCCGGGAACACCGCAGACGCCGCCGACACGGTGACGATCAACATCAGCACGGCCCCGCCTGCGGATACCACCAAGCCCACGGTCACACTGACAGCGGCTCCCAAGACCGTCACGGCCGCTGGCGCAGTGACCCTGACGGCCGACGCCACCGATGATGTGGGTGTCGTCAAGGTGACCTTCTACCGTGATGACACCGAGATCGGCAGCGACACCACAGCCCCTTACGAATTCAAGGACAACGTGACGGCGGCCAATAACGGCACCCTGAACTACCACGTCGTCGCGACGGATGCCGCCGGAAACATCGGGGAATCCACCACCACCGTGACGGTGAACATCAGCACCGCACCGCCTGCGGATACCACCAAGCCCACGGTCACACTGACAGCGGCTCCCAAGACCGTCACGGCCGCTGGTCCGGTCAGCCTGACGGCGGACGCCAAGGACAATGTGGGCGTCGTCAAGGTGACCTTCTACCGCGGCGATAAGGAAATCGGCACCGACACCACTGCTCCTTACGAGTTCAAGGACAACGTGACCGCCGATCAGAACGGCAGCGTGGTGTACCGCGCCGTAGCTGTCGACGCCGCTGGGAATAAGGGAGAGTCCACCACCACCGTGACGGTCAATATTGACGTCACCAAACCCACCGTCAGCCTGAAGGCGGTTCCGACCATCGTGATGGCAGCTGGGGAAATCAGCCTCACGGCCGACGCCAGTGACAATGTGGGCGTGACCAAGGTCACCTTCTACCGCGGTGACAAGGAAATTGGCATCGATACCACGGCCCCTTACGAGTTCAAGGACAGCGTGACCGCCGCCGACAACGGCACCTTGAACTACCGCGCCGTAGCCGCCGACGCTGCGGGCAACAGTGCCGAGGCGACCGCCATGGTAAAGGTGGACATCGACCCCAACGAACCCAACGA is part of the Deinococcus radiopugnans ATCC 19172 genome and encodes:
- a CDS encoding ABC transporter substrate-binding protein; amino-acid sequence: MRRSLSLSLALLGAASYGTVAGAATLVYGAGGEPVSLDSGTITDGNSATPQMMVYDGLVRFKNGTSDISPSLALRWTSNANATEWTFTLRQGVKFTDGTPFNADAVVYNVNRWWDPAAPGGAKELGKTFTSWQFIFGGFKGDAGTILKSVRTDGPNKVIFTMTRGYAQLPETLATSFFGIASPAAIKKAGAKYGTPAALPVGTGPFIMQDWKTGDRINLIPNKAYWGTKAKYDALVLRFLKDPSARLNELKAGTIDFTTDLNPEQLSAVKADKNLLPVLVPSFNVGMLSLNLGNKYLKNDKVRQAISMAINKKAIVDAFWGDLGVTDASFLPPALKWANSPNVPADYKFDPAAAKKLLADAGYPNGFSLDLWYMPVSRPYFPTPKPIAEAMAADLAAIGIKATLKTEDWAKYLDDRNKAPGFDMYMIGWTGPYASPYNFYNTYYGEEASADSNFGNQKIFDQLRVAAAASTRAAQAKAYAQIHQLTYDANVRLPIVHSRPLAAIRTYVKGWQPGPSSLLPFEDITIDGKK
- a CDS encoding Ig-like domain-containing protein gives rise to the protein MKRSSPLAFLALTGLLLTACGGTTPGDVTAPTIKLTAAPKTVTVAGTVTLTADASDNVGVTKVTFYRGDKEIGTDTTAPFEIKDNVTADQNGSVVYRAVATDAAGNTADAADTVTINISTAPPADTTKPTVTLTAAPKTVTAAGAVTLTADATDDVGVVKVTFYRDDTEIGSDTTAPYEFKDNVTAANNGTLNYHVVATDAAGNIGESTTTVTVNISTAPPADTTKPTVTLTAAPKTVTAAGPVSLTADAKDNVGVVKVTFYRGDKEIGTDTTAPYEFKDNVTADQNGSVVYRAVAVDAAGNKGESTTTVTVNIDVTKPTVSLKAVPTIVMAAGEISLTADASDNVGVTKVTFYRGDKEIGIDTTAPYEFKDSVTAADNGTLNYRAVAADAAGNSAEATAMVKVDIDPNEPNDSTATATPLMVGKPINGSIAGQDRDMDYFKFDAAEGDKLMLTVKSTSIDSNSTLDPYVQILMPDGKTVVEKDDDGGADLESAIRFNVPQTGTYYVALTSFDIHDDAEATDNKITNTYQIALTNR
- a CDS encoding alpha/beta hydrolase family protein; translation: MRFSPFLWLSLLLTAPLSSTQAGAQSAAALANIDVADMSIAAAREKKYPGSALNVLTNLRAGSNYSRQVVSYQSDGLKIHALLTVPNGTPPKGGWPAIVFNHGYIPPQQYRTTERYVAYQDAFARAGFVTLKSDYRGHGSSQGEALGGYYSPGYTDDVMNALGSLKRDGRVNAARIGMWGHSMGGFLTLRAMVIDPGIKAGVIWAGVVGDYDAMMTRWNSPVPASIPQGVLNLRKTAVAKYGTPAKNPEFWASLSANSYLKDLGGPLQLHIGTADEDVPVAFHTTLSKDLKAINKPVASYVYPGDNHNLSRNLQTALNRSVAFFKDNL
- a CDS encoding alpha/beta hydrolase family protein, with amino-acid sequence MRRLVHFVVLLLVMGAGYVAVTQPENLPFRVPWQGQTPAAPAPQAEAEGDASTEPPPDTTVRTGPFGEVTDAALEALVARQPISIPALRAREYPGSRLTVVRTLNAGSNYSRQVVSYQSDGLKIFALLTVPNGTPPKGGWPAIVFNHGYIPPQQYRTTERYVAYQDAFARAGYVTLKSDYRGHGDSEGEAGGGYNDPGYTVDVLNAAASLKKDPRVNRDRMGVWGHSMGGQLSLRAMLVDPDLKAASLWAGVVASYDVLATDWNPPKGEEKPTLDRLNRRYLRALSPNAYLQDLDGRPIELQQGTADEDVPYSFQQAFADDLRAARQRFTAYRYPGDNHNLSGNLRTALNRSVAFFNDNL